One stretch of Microplitis mediator isolate UGA2020A chromosome 9, iyMicMedi2.1, whole genome shotgun sequence DNA includes these proteins:
- the LOC130674574 gene encoding uncharacterized protein LOC130674574 isoform X1: MGRDSRKVSRELRSSEKINKSRSVKRKNVFNPKTAERDESIQSTSSKKLKQNTEDDVPEDSSTEFRIINFIQVFTAISALIKCKKCDGNVVFQTASTRGLGFKIVVACNNCGNEYIPSCSFVGHSYEINRRFIFVMRILGIGYEGLCKFCGLMDMPSFLDKSTHTILLKQILNCSKAVAETFMTKAVNEEKQAMPTTENEDINHLTVSGDGTWQKRGYTSSFGVSSIIGYFTGKILDINIKSAYCKLCEYWKKKTNTVEFEEWYQSHEDVCSANHQGSSGKMEVDAMVEMFSYSETKYGVKYANYIGDGDSKTYSGIIKSDPYENTTVNKKECIGHVQKRMGSRLRTLKSKQKGLGGRGKLTGKLIDKLTVYYGLAIRRHCDSIENMKSAIMATFYHYGSSDEKPNHDMCPKGEESWCSYQRAEARGELDTFSHDYSPLPSDVLKAIKPIYEDLSNENLLSRCVGGFNQNNNESFNQLVWKICPKTDLIVGLILIGMQKEWMLHVSK, from the exons atgggacgtgattctagaaaggtttcaagagaacttcggagttctgaaaaaattaataagtcgcgttcagtcaaaagaaagaatgtttttaatccgaaaacagccgaacgtgatgaaagtattcagagtacatcttctaaaaaattaaaacaaaacactgaagatgatgtacctgaagacagcagtactgaatttcgaataataaattttattcaggtattcactgcaatttctgctcttataaaatgtaaaaaatgtgatggaaatgtagtgtttcaaacagcaagtacacgtgggctgggattcaaaattgtagttgcatgtaataactgtggaaatgaatatattccttcctgttctttcgttgggcattcttatgaaataaacagacgtttcatttttgtaatgagaatactaggaataggatacgaaggattgtgcaagttttgcggcctgatggacatgccgtcttttttagataaatctacgcatacaattttactgaaacagattttgaattgtagtaaagccgtcgcagaaaccttcatgacgaaagctgtgaatgaagaaaagcaagcaatgccaacaactgaaaatgaagatataaatcatctaactgtatcgggagatggaacctggcaaaaacggggatatacatcgtcatttggagtttcttctataattggctattttactggaaagattcttgacataaacattaaaagtgcatattgtaagctatgtgagtattggaaaaaaaaaacaaatactgttgagttcgaggaatggtatcaatcgcatgaagatgtgtgttctgctaatcatcaagggtcttctgggaaaatggaggtggatgcgatggtcgaaatgttttcgtattctgaaactaaatatggagttaagtatgccaactatattggtgatggtgactccaagacctattcaggaattataaaatcagatccttacgaaaatacaactgtaaataaaaaggaatgtatagggcatgtccaaaagcggatggggagtcgattacgtacgctgaagagtaaacaaaaaggtcttggtggtcgaggtaagctcacaggaaaattaatagacaaactaactgtgtactatggtttagcaatacgccggcattgtgattctattgaaaatatgaaatctgctataatggcaaccttttatcactacggctcgagtgatgaaaaaccgaatcatgatatgtgtccaaaaggcgaagaatcttggtgctcttaccagcgcgctgaagcaagaggagagcttgataccttttctcacgattattctcctttaccttctgatgttttaaaagctatcaagcctatatacgaagatcttagtaatgaaaatttactttcaagatgtgtaggtggattcaatcagaataataatgaaagctttaaccaactagtatggaaaatatgcccaaaaacg gacttaattgtgggcctaattctcatcggtatgcagaaagaatggatgctgcacgtatcaaagtag
- the LOC130674574 gene encoding uncharacterized protein LOC130674574 isoform X2: protein MGRDSRKVSRELRSSEKINKSRSVKRKNVFNPKTAERDESIQSTSSKKLKQNTEDDVPEDSSTEFRIINFIQVFTAISALIKCKKCDGNVVFQTASTRGLGFKIVVACNNCGNEYIPSCSFVGHSYEINRRFIFVMRILGIGYEGLCKFCGLMDMPSFLDKSTHTILLKQILNCSKAVAETFMTKAVNEEKQAMPTTENEDINHLTVSGDGTWQKRGYTSSFGVSSIIGYFTGKILDINIKSAYCKLCEYWKKKTNTVEFEEWYQSHEDVCSANHQGSSGKMEVDAMVEMFSYSETKYGVKYANYIGDGDSKTYSGIIKSDPYENTTVNKKECIGHVQKRMGSRLRTLKSKQKGLGGRGKLTGKLIDKLTVYYGLAIRRHCDSIENMKSAIMATFYHYGSSDEKPNHDMCPKGEESWCSYQRAEARGELDTFSHDYSPLPSDVLKAIKPIYEDLSNENLLSRCVGGFNQNNNESFNQLVWKICPKTS from the exons atgggacgtgattctagaaaggtttcaagagaacttcggagttctgaaaaaattaataagtcgcgttcagtcaaaagaaagaatgtttttaatccgaaaacagccgaacgtgatgaaagtattcagagtacatcttctaaaaaattaaaacaaaacactgaagatgatgtacctgaagacagcagtactgaatttcgaataataaattttattcaggtattcactgcaatttctgctcttataaaatgtaaaaaatgtgatggaaatgtagtgtttcaaacagcaagtacacgtgggctgggattcaaaattgtagttgcatgtaataactgtggaaatgaatatattccttcctgttctttcgttgggcattcttatgaaataaacagacgtttcatttttgtaatgagaatactaggaataggatacgaaggattgtgcaagttttgcggcctgatggacatgccgtcttttttagataaatctacgcatacaattttactgaaacagattttgaattgtagtaaagccgtcgcagaaaccttcatgacgaaagctgtgaatgaagaaaagcaagcaatgccaacaactgaaaatgaagatataaatcatctaactgtatcgggagatggaacctggcaaaaacggggatatacatcgtcatttggagtttcttctataattggctattttactggaaagattcttgacataaacattaaaagtgcatattgtaagctatgtgagtattggaaaaaaaaaacaaatactgttgagttcgaggaatggtatcaatcgcatgaagatgtgtgttctgctaatcatcaagggtcttctgggaaaatggaggtggatgcgatggtcgaaatgttttcgtattctgaaactaaatatggagttaagtatgccaactatattggtgatggtgactccaagacctattcaggaattataaaatcagatccttacgaaaatacaactgtaaataaaaaggaatgtatagggcatgtccaaaagcggatggggagtcgattacgtacgctgaagagtaaacaaaaaggtcttggtggtcgaggtaagctcacaggaaaattaatagacaaactaactgtgtactatggtttagcaatacgccggcattgtgattctattgaaaatatgaaatctgctataatggcaaccttttatcactacggctcgagtgatgaaaaaccgaatcatgatatgtgtccaaaaggcgaagaatcttggtgctcttaccagcgcgctgaagcaagaggagagcttgataccttttctcacgattattctcctttaccttctgatgttttaaaagctatcaagcctatatacgaagatcttagtaatgaaaatttactttcaagatgtgtaggtggattcaatcagaataataatgaaagctttaaccaactagtatggaaaatatgcccaaaaacg tcttga